One Triticum dicoccoides isolate Atlit2015 ecotype Zavitan chromosome 5B, WEW_v2.0, whole genome shotgun sequence genomic window carries:
- the LOC119310151 gene encoding uncharacterized protein LOC119310151 has translation MARILAVNAVTALCLLSFLRACPFADARPMPARPVSSGTSALALPPSAFEGAAHWRAADAAARAGKWLPYYRYAGGGGLHYHPGYPKYPGYPAEGKPMMWGSGTPPELGAYAASGRQLGKSPYGDETRREQVAMWASLLNPSKGPTAPTSWLPANGGDEPADQARDEPKAYDGAAEGTEMDVPPGGGGVQTAQQPKWGFYPGNKNGK, from the coding sequence atggcccgcatcctcgccgtcaacGCCGTGACGGCGCTCTGCCTCCTCAGCTTCCTCCGCGCCTGCCCGTTCGCCGACGCCCGGCCGATGCCCGCGAGGCCGGTGAGCTCCGGGACGTCCGCGCTTGCACTGCCACCGTCGGCCTTCGAGGGCGCGGCGCACTGGCGTGCCGCCGACGCGGCCGCGAGGGCGGGGAAGTGGCTGCCGTACTACCGGTAcgcaggcggcggcggcctgcACTACCACCCAGGGTACCCGAAGTACCCGGGGTACCCGGCAGAGGGAAAGCCGATGATGTGGGGGTCGGGCACGCCACCGGAGCTGGGCGCCTACGCGGCGAGCGGCAGGCAGCTTGGGAAGTCGCCGTACGGCGATGAGACCCGGCGGGAGCAGGTCGCCATGTGGGCTTCGCTGCTCAACCCGTCCAAGGGGCCAACCGCGCCTACCAGCTGGCTGCCGGCGAATGGCGGCGACGAGCCGGCGGATCAGGCCCGCGACGAGCCTAAGGCGTACGACGGCGCTGCCGAAGGGACGGAGATGGACGTgcccccgggcggcggcggcgttcaGACCGCCCAGCAGCCCAAGTGGGGGTTCTACCCCGGGAACAAGAATGGCAAGTGA
- the LOC119311722 gene encoding uncharacterized protein LOC119311722 isoform X1 has protein sequence MYCSFMVRSVVFDGGCDIRRLPRKKGCIGKWGLNNLLCHLNFNLIIDEARYSRFIESYFFHQIDMVVCTNYGISFFEQLLTVFPSFNFSAIASTNLRVEKVLGTSIESLKASTRHLLLPLLRRVEKGAATKQR, from the exons ATGTACTGTAGTTTCATGGTTCGCAGTGTGGTTTTCGATGGTGGATGTGACATCCGACGATTGCCGAGGAAGAAAG GTTGCATTGGCAAATGGGGCCTCAACAATCTCTTGTGCCATTTGAACTTTAATTTGATTATCGATGAAGCAAGATATTCTAGATTTATCGAATCCTATTTTTTTCATCAGATCGATATGGTTGTCTGTACGAACTACGGCATAAGCTTCTTTGAGCAGCTTTTGACGGTGTTTCCATCTTTTAATTTCTCAGCAATTGCAAGTACCAACCTCAGAGTTGAAA AAGTTCTAGGTACATCTATTGAATCG TTGAAGGCTTCCACGCGCCACCTCCTTCTCCCCCTCCTTCGCCGGGTCGAGAAGGGAGCAGCGACGAAGCAGAGGTAG
- the LOC119311722 gene encoding uncharacterized protein LOC119311722 isoform X2 — translation MYCSFMVRSVVFDGGCDIRRLPRKKGCIGKWGLNNLLCHLNFNLIIDEARYSRFIESYFFHQIDMVVCTNYGISFFEQLLTVFPSFNFSAIASTNLRVEKVLVEGFHAPPPSPPPSPGREGSSDEAEVDVDTW, via the exons ATGTACTGTAGTTTCATGGTTCGCAGTGTGGTTTTCGATGGTGGATGTGACATCCGACGATTGCCGAGGAAGAAAG GTTGCATTGGCAAATGGGGCCTCAACAATCTCTTGTGCCATTTGAACTTTAATTTGATTATCGATGAAGCAAGATATTCTAGATTTATCGAATCCTATTTTTTTCATCAGATCGATATGGTTGTCTGTACGAACTACGGCATAAGCTTCTTTGAGCAGCTTTTGACGGTGTTTCCATCTTTTAATTTCTCAGCAATTGCAAGTACCAACCTCAGAGTTGAAA AAGTTCTAG TTGAAGGCTTCCACGCGCCACCTCCTTCTCCCCCTCCTTCGCCGGGTCGAGAAGGGAGCAGCGACGAAGCAGAGGTAGACGTGGACACGTGGTAG
- the LOC119311722 gene encoding uncharacterized protein LOC119311722 isoform X3, with the protein MVDVTSDDCRGRKIDMVVCTNYGISFFEQLLTVFPSFNFSAIASTNLRVEKVLGTSIESLKASTRHLLLPLLRRVEKGAATKQR; encoded by the exons ATGGTGGATGTGACATCCGACGATTGCCGAGGAAGAAAG ATCGATATGGTTGTCTGTACGAACTACGGCATAAGCTTCTTTGAGCAGCTTTTGACGGTGTTTCCATCTTTTAATTTCTCAGCAATTGCAAGTACCAACCTCAGAGTTGAAA AAGTTCTAGGTACATCTATTGAATCG TTGAAGGCTTCCACGCGCCACCTCCTTCTCCCCCTCCTTCGCCGGGTCGAGAAGGGAGCAGCGACGAAGCAGAGGTAG